A stretch of DNA from Sporichthya brevicatena:
GCGGGTCGTACTCCAGGACCCGACCAAGGACTCTCCGGTCGTTGTCGGGCCCGTCGTCCTCGAACCGGATCCGACCGTTCGGCCGCACCTCCGGAGAGAAGCCGTGCGGACGGCCAACTCCTGGCAGCGGAACAAGTTCGCCACCTTCGGTCACGAGCGCGAGTTTGTCCAGCTGCTCGTCGGCCGCCACCACCACGACGGTCGACCGGTCCGCGGCGAGGTTCGAGATCCGCTTGTCCGTCGTGATCCGATGGACAGTCAGCGGATCGAAGGTGATCCCGTACAGATCCGCGGACAGGACGTCCCCGTCCGCACTCGCTGCCACGTAGAGGTCGAAACTGTGCAGCCCCGGCACCGCCGCCGACGCACGGTCCGAGGGCGAGTCCTCATCTCCGCAGCCGCCGACCACGATGACCGCGAGCATCGCCAGCACGGCGCCGACCGGCCAGCGACGCATCCCGGTTCCCTTCACTCAAACCCCGGCGTAGAGAACAAAGTAGAAGGCGACGTCCGAAGGCTCGGTTCCGGCCGGGAACTCCCACAGACCGTGCGCGATGGCGCCCTGGAAATCGTGGCTACCGCTCTTCGGCCAGCAGCGGTACCAGCGACCGATGCAGTTGTCCTGCCACCACGCGTTGACTGCATTGCGGTCGTATGTGTCCATGAATGTGTTCCACGGACCGCGATGAGAGCCCAGCAGCTTGTCCGCCGGCTTCTGCGTCAGCGACGCTGATATCCCGACGGGTCCCTTCTTGACCTGGAAACCCAGGCCGAGGGTGTAGTTCTCGGGCGTGGACCCTGTGCGCCAGGAATAGCCAATCCGGCGGAAATTCTCGGAATCGGCAAGCGCGATCCCGGTGCCCACGCGGCGCAGGCGGTGGTCGGCCAACTGACCACCACCGACCGAGCAGACCTCCCACTGAGTTGTCGGCGCCCCCTCAACCTCGCGAGCCGCGGTAATGCGATACGGGTGGTACTGGAAGTGGATGCTGCCGCGTCTCGTGCTGGCATACCGATCGAAGTGGTCGAAGGTCTGCAGCTTCCGGTTGTCCCCGTTCTTGATGCAGCTCCGGAGATCCGCGGGGCCCTCGGTAGAAGCGTCCAGACGCAGGGTGCCCGTGCCCAGTACATCGTCAGTAGCCGCATCGACAAGGCTGCGCACTGTGCGCAAGGGTCCGAGCTCTCGCCCTTGACCGGTTCGCGTGTTGATCGCGGCCTTGCCCCCGACAACCACCGAGTTGATCGCCGAGATGGCGTCCTGGTCATCACTCTGCCGCGCCGCGGCCTGAGCGGCGCCTTCCGGAACGGATAGCACACCGGTGATCAAGCTGATGACGAGAAGATTCCGTCGCAGTCGGCCCATGATGTGCCCCCCAGCACCTCGCCGCGTCACCCCCCGGCGACGCCCGCGAGGGCACACACTAGACAAACGGACGGCCTTGTCACCATCCCTCTGCGGGTGTGGATGACCGCTGAATACCGCGAGGGCGAGGCGGCGGAGTTCGCGTTGAAGATGCACCGGGCGCGACGGCCTCGGCCCGGCGAGCACGGGCTCCCGTTCACCTTCGGCGCCTGCTCGGAGGTCGTTCCCCGGTCCGTCCGGGTCGACCTCGGCCGGTCCTTCGCGGACACCCCGTTCGAGGAGGCGACCGCCACTTTCGCCCGTTGAGCGAACGACGCCTTACGTCGGCTTCAGCGGGTCGTGGCCGATGTTCATGAGCCGGCGGCGCCAGCGGTCGTTGCCGCCGGGGGTGGGTTCCTCGGACTCCCCGCGGAGGGAGTCGACCCGGTCGACGACGCGGCGCATGACGGCCAGGTCGTCGTCGGTGAGGTCGGTCTTGCGCTTCCCCAGCACGGCCAGAACGCCCCGGCCGAGGTCGGTGCCGGACTGGTCGGCGAACTCCTCCGACCCCTCGGAGGCGCTCTGGGTCTGGAGCCAGTCCCGCAGCTCGCGGGAGGTCATGTTCACGGCGTCGTGAAACGCCTGCCACAGGGTGTCCAGGTCGACGTCGGAGCTCGCGGAGACGCGGGCCATCGTGATTCCTCCTCAGCGATCGAGTGTCCTTGAGCCCTACCCGATCGCCCGCGCGACGCACACGCGCGTCAGACTCGCGCCGCCTCCTGGCCGAGCCGGGTGCGCAGCTTCACCGCGGCGCGGCGGGCCCGCTTCGCGGTGGCCTTGTCCGGGTGCCGGGCCCCGAGGACGTCGAGAACCTCCTCCACCCGCGGATGGTCCAGCCGCCACATCTCGTCCAGCAGCTCGTTCCGCTCCGGCACACACTCGATACCGAACGAGCGCACCAGCTCCTCCTCGCCGCCGGCGTCGAGGCTGACGGACAGGATGTCGACCATCGCCCCGCTCCACCGCTCCGGCGCGACGTCGGAGCGCCCCACCGCCCCACGCTCCCGCAGCCACAGCAGCGCGAACCCGTCCCCGGGGCCGTCGAGCAAGCTCCGCATCGCCTCCACCGCCGGCTCCTCCGGCACGGTCTCGTCGACGGCGTCGATCGCGAGCATCAGCGTCAGCCGGTCCGCCCCACCGTCGACCACGGCCGTGAGCAGGTCCTGCGCCGCCGACGGATCTGACGATGCGTCAAGCCACGCACACGCGTCGGCCATCCAGTCCTCCGGGCGTCCGACACCGGCCAGCGCCACCAGCTCCGCCGCGCTCGCCCCGGCCGGGTCCGGCCGCTCCGGGATCTCGAACCCCTGACCCCGCAGCAGTTCCACCGCGGCCGCGACGCCCGCCGGCGTGAGCACCGCGATGAAGTGCTCGTCGTCGCAGTCCGGGCACGGCTCGTCGTCCGGGACGATCTCGACCAGACCGAGCTCGTCGAAGTCGCCCAGGACCAGGTCCACACAGACCGGCAGCATCTCCTCGACGAGTCTGGCCGGGTCCGGCAGCCGCTCGGCGACGTAGCGCTCGAGGATGTCGATCAGCTCGGCACCATCGAGCCCGTCCTCGCCGGTGTGCAGGAGAGCGGCCAGCAGCAGGACGCTCGACCCCAGCCGCAGGTCGTGCAGCCAGTCGACGACTCCCTCCCGCGGCGGCACCGACACCAGCGCGGCCTCGACGATGCGCTGATGGGCCGTCAGGATGTCGAGCTCGCCGAAGCTCTTCACCTCGACGAGCTTCTTCTGGTACCGCCGTACCGCCCCGGCGGTGACCGCAATCCGCACGACCCGGTCCAGGTACTCCAGCTCCGTCGCGGACCGGACGCCCTCGAGCTCGTCCCCCGTGGCCAGCATCTGGACCAGCTCGCGGGCGTCGGCCAGGCGCAGGTGGCCCTTCTCGGTCAGCGGGGCTCCGGGCGCGGCGCAGAACTCGGCCAGCGCCTGCACCTGGAGCAGCAGCGGCGCGGACTGCACGTCGTCGAGTCGCTCCTCGATGTCCGGGATCCGGACCGGGTTGAACGTGTTGGGCACGCCCGCGTTGCGACGCTCCACGCGGCCGAGGATCCCCGCGACCGTGTCGTCGTCGAGCTCCAGCACGCGCTCCGCGAGGTCGGCGATCGCGGCGTCGTCCAGCTCCGGCCCGGACTGCAGTCCGCCGACGCCGGCGAACAGACTCTTGGCCATGCCGAAGTTGTCCGGGTCGGACATCTCGCGCAGGAACTCCGCCTGGTTGCGCTCGCACCAGGAGCGGATCGTCGAGGGCCGGTCCGAGGCCGGGTCCAGCCGGCCCGTCTGCGCGAGGAACTCGACGAACGCCGCCACGTTGCCCGGCATGTCCGCGCACAGCTCCGCGGTGGCGGACAGCTTCCGCGGGCACCAGCACAGCAGGAACTCCTGCACCCACGCGACCGTCCACACGTCCAGCACGCCGTCGTCGTACTGGAAGCGCCAGTCGAGCAGCAGCCGCGCGTCGTCGACGTCGACGTTGAGCCCGTGCTCGGCGACCCAGGTCCCGAACTCCGCGACCAGCGCGTCGGACGTCTTCTTGAACTCCTTCTCACTCGCCGGCCGCATCCGCAGCTTCGGCCGGTCCGGCGCCCCCGCCTCCCCGACCACCGCGAGGCGACGGCGCTTCGACGGGCGGTTCGACATCCGGTCCTCCTCCGCTCCGGGCGCCGGAGGTGACGCCCGGGTCGAGCCCCATTCTGGACCGCACCGGCGACCGCCGACAGCCACCACTCCGCGCTGCGTGATGGATGTGCTCACATCTGCTCGCGTTCCGGGTGCGCGAGCATCTGTTACTGGATCCCGGCCGGCAGCGCAAGGACGTAGCCGAGGAACAGCAGCATCATCACCAGCAGCACCGGCCCCCGCCGAAGCCAGCGCAATGAGCACCCGCTCCTGCGGCAGCACGTCCGTCGAGGTCACGGCCACCACCGCGTTGGTTGAATCGGTCAGTCTCGTGCGACCCAGTCCGCCTGGAAGAAGGTCAGACCGGGAATCGTGCCCAGGACCTGCGGGTTCTTCGGGTCCTTCGGGTCCAGTACCGCCAGTTCCGCGTCCGGCAGCCTGGCTTCCCCCGCCCGAACCACGAGCAGCTTCGTCCCGTCCGGGGTCCAGGTCAGCGGAGCCCAGCCGTCGATCACTTCCGTCTTCTCGGAGCCGAGGTCGAGCAGTACGAGACTGCTGGCCGGCGCGCCGGGCGCTGTCGATCCGTACACCCCGGTCGCGATGAAGGCCTTGCCCAGCTTCGGGCTACCGATCCGCTCGGCGATCGGGAAAGCCTGGCGCCGGCCGCTGGGCGACAACAGCGCCACGCGATCAACCCCCTCCGGGTCCCGCAACACCTCCACGAACGTGCCCTTCGGACCAGCGGCCACGATCTGGAACGGCTTGCTCGACCGGTACAGAACGGAGGTCTTACCGGAGTTCGGATCGAACGAGACGTAGCGGTAAAGCACCTCGTCACCCGCCCCGTCGTCCTGAAACTGGATCCGGCCGTCCGGCTGAACCTGTGGGGCGTACCCCGCCGGTCGGCCCAGGCCGGGGATCGGTGCGAGTACACCGTCCACGCCCAGCAACGCCAGCTTGTCGATCTGCTCGTCCCCGGCGGCGACTACGACGACACCCCGGTCTGCGGACAACCAGGAGATCCGCCTGGCGCTCGTCAGGCGATGAGCACGCAAGGGGCTCAAGGTGATGCCGTAGACATCCGCCTGGACGATGTTTCCGTCCGCGCTGCCGACCGCGTAAATGTCGAAGCCGTGAAGCGGCGGTCTTGCATCGCCGGCAGCGGTCGCTCCAGTTTCCTGATTGTCACCGCCACAGCCGCTCAAAGCGATCAGAAATGCACAGGCCAGTGCGCTGCCGCGCAACCGTCGGGTCCGGCGTGGCACTCGCAGCCCCACTTGAATCACGCGTAGGTGGCGTACGCCGTGTAGTACAACCCAACCACGGCAGGCTCCTCACCTTCGGGAAACTCCCACAGCGCGTGGGCGATGGAGCCCTGAAAATCCTTGCTACCGCTGTTCTTCCAACACTTCCACCAGCGACCGATGCAGTTGTCCTGCCACCACGCGTAGACGGCATTGTGCTCGTAAGCGTCCAGGCCCGACCGGAACGGCGCGCGGAACGACCCGAGCAGCTTGTCCGCCGGCTGCTGCTTCAGGCTGGCGTTGATCGACACCGGCCCGCGCTTGACCTGGAATCCCAGGTTCAGGGCGTAGCTTTCCGGTGTAGATCCGGTCTGCCAGGCCTGACCGATCCGCCAGATGTGCGAGCTGTCAGCCATCGCAATGCCGGTCCCCACCCTTCGCAGCCGAGCGCTGTCGAAGTCGCCGCCACCCACCGAACACACCTCCCACTGGGTGGAGAGTCCGCTCTCCAACAGCCGAGCCTGCCCCAGCCGATAGGCGTGGTACTGGAAGTGAACGGTCCCGTCCTTGCCCACGATCATCCGGTTGGACGGTGAGTACGCGGTGACGCGTTTGTTGTTGCCACTCTTGACGCAGGCACGCGGATCGGTCGGACCTTCGGAGCTCACCTTCATCTTGAGCGCGCCCGGGCCGAGGACCTTGCCCGTCGCAGCATCGATGAGCTGACTGACCGTCTGAAGCGGACCGGCCTCGCGGGCCCGGCCGCTGCGGGTGTCGATCTGGACCTCGCCGATCGCGATGAGCTGGCTGAGCTCGGTGAGCACGTCATCGGACTTCTTCGATGCGGCGTGTGCTCCCGGTGCCGCGACGAGACCCGCGACCAGAGCGGCGGAGCAGAGCCCGACGGTACGAGCGGAGACACGGCTGAACTTCATGAGATCGCCCCCCAGCGATTTCGCGGCGCTCCCCCAGCACCGATCGGATCGGGACGATATCGCCGTCCCAGGGCAGAGTGTCCAGCTTTCGCCTCCTAAGAACTCCCTGAGTCGGCATGCCGACCCTCGCCCCGGGTAGCTCGTCAGCCTCAGGACCGGAGGCGGCGTGGACCAGGACGAGTTCATCGAGCAGGTACGGATCCGGGCGCGGCTGAACTCCCGGTCCGAGGCGGAGCGGGCGATCGCGGCGGCGCTGGAGACGCTCGGGGAGGCGATGGCGAACTCGGCGGCGATGAGTCTGGCGTCCAAACTCCCCGGCGAGATCGGGGACCACCTGCGCCGGACCGCGGCGGACCCGGAGGTCCCGCGGATCCCGATCGAGCAGTTCTTCGAGCGGGTCGCCGAACGCGAGGGCGTGCCCCGCCACGCGGCGATCACGCACTCCACCGCGGTGCTCAAGGTCGCCGGGGAGGCGCGGCGCTCCGCCCCGACCTACGTCCCCGCCGAATCCGGGCTCAGCTTCGCCAACCTGTTCAGCGGGTTCTTCGGCGCCGCGGCGCGCAGCGCCTGATCACACGCCGTTGCCACCCGGCCTCAGGAACGTCGCGAACCAGTCCGCCGCGAGCCCGGCGACGGCCTCCAACGCGCCCGCCTCACCGAACAGGTGCGTCGCCCCCTCGACGATCTCCACGCGCCGCGGACACAGCATCAGCGTCGCCGCGCGCTCGTTCACCTCGCGCACCGGTATGTCCTCGCCCCCGACGATCAGCAGCGTCGGCGCCGCGACGCGGACCAGCGCCTTGCCCGCCAGCTCCGGCCGCCCGCCGCGGGAGACCACCGCCCCGATCCGCCCCCGTGCCTGCGCCGCCGCGACCAGCGCGGCCGCCGCACCCGTGCCGGCGCCGAAGTACCCGACCCGCGCGGGCCCGATCTCCTTGCTCAGCCAGCGTTCCGCGTCGTAGAGCCGGTCCGCGAGCAAGCCCACCGGGAACGTCCTCTCCGCCTCGGCCGGGGTGAGCAGGTCGAGCAGCAACGTCCCGATCCCGCGCTCCTGCAGGACCGACGCCACCATCCGGTTCCGCGGACTGTGCCGGCTGCTCCCGCTCCCGTGCGCGAAGACCACCACCGCGTCGGCGCGCTCGGGCAGGACGAGGTCACCCGCCACCGCGGCCCGATCCGTGACGATCGAGACCTGCTGAGCCACCGTCACGACGCGGCTCCCGCGAGCAGTGCGAGCACCTCGTCGTCGCCCGTCTGC
This window harbors:
- a CDS encoding alpha/beta hydrolase yields the protein MTVAQQVSIVTDRAAVAGDLVLPERADAVVVFAHGSGSSRHSPRNRMVASVLQERGIGTLLLDLLTPAEAERTFPVGLLADRLYDAERWLSKEIGPARVGYFGAGTGAAAALVAAAQARGRIGAVVSRGGRPELAGKALVRVAAPTLLIVGGEDIPVREVNERAATLMLCPRRVEIVEGATHLFGEAGALEAVAGLAADWFATFLRPGGNGV
- a CDS encoding DUF3140 domain-containing protein, producing the protein MARVSASSDVDLDTLWQAFHDAVNMTSRELRDWLQTQSASEGSEEFADQSGTDLGRGVLAVLGKRKTDLTDDDLAVMRRVVDRVDSLRGESEEPTPGGNDRWRRRLMNIGHDPLKPT
- a CDS encoding DUF2267 domain-containing protein; protein product: MDQDEFIEQVRIRARLNSRSEAERAIAAALETLGEAMANSAAMSLASKLPGEIGDHLRRTAADPEVPRIPIEQFFERVAEREGVPRHAAITHSTAVLKVAGEARRSAPTYVPAESGLSFANLFSGFFGAAARSA